CAGGTTAGAACAGGCGATACCCCGGCATCGGCTAGAGCTAAGATGACAAAGACGCCGCCCCATATTCTGGTAACAACTCCCGAGTCTCTTTATCTCATACTCACCAGCAAAAATGGCCGGGAAATGCTCAGTGATGCACACACTCTTATTGTGGATGAGATTCACGCTCTTGTAGACAGCAAAAGGGGTTCTCATTTATCTCTATCGGCCGAAAGATTAGAAAATTTAACTAGGAGTAAACTTACAAGAATAGGGCTTTCGGCTACTCAAAAACCAATAGAGACAATCGCGCAATTTCTAACCGGGGTCACTAAAAACGGTAAAGCCCCAGCTTGCAAAATTATTAATGCAGGACATAGAAGAAAACTGGACTTATCAATTGAAGTTCCTAAATCCCCTCTTACCGCGATAATGTCCAACGAAGTGTGGGGGGAGGTCTACGAAAGACTTGAAGAGCTTATAAATCAGCACCAGACAACCCTTATTTTTGTAAACACTAGAAGGCTGGCCGAGCGAATGACCCATAACCTTACAGAGAGATTCGGCACGGAAATACTTGCCGCCCATCATGGAAGCATATCAAAAGAGATGCGCCTTGATGCGGAGAAAAGACTTAAATCAGGCGAGCTCAGGGCAATAGTTGCAACAGCGTCACTTGAGCTCGGAATAGATATCGGCTCGGTTGATCTGGTCTGTCAGATAGGCTCATCAAAATCCATTGCTACATTCCTACAAAGGGTAGGGCGCTCAGGCCACAGCGTTAAAGGCACACCGAAGGGAAAAATATTCCCACTTAGTTTAGATGAGCTAGTTGAGTGTGCGGCGTTATTGGATTCAATAAACAAAGGCGAGCTCGACAGCATCGTGATGCCTGAAAAACCCCTTGATGTTCTGGCCCAGCAGATAGTGGCCGAGGTAAGCTCAAGAGAGTACGGGGAGAAGGAGCTTTTTAATCTCTACAAAAAAGCGTATCCATACAGAGAGCTTGATGAGAGCGAATTTGATCAGGTGATTGATATGCTCTCTAAGGGATTTACTGTTCAAAAGGGAAGACGCGGCGCATATGTTCATCACGACGTAGTAAACGAAAGACTAAGAGCCAGAAAAGGGGCTCGGCTTGCAGCTCTTATATCAGGCGGCACTATTCCAGACAGTTTTGATTATGACGTTGTACTAGAACCCACAAACACATTTATCGGCACAGTAAATGAGGATTTTGCAATAGAAAGCGTGCCAGGGGACGTGTTTTTATTAGGAAACCATTCATGGCGTATATTAAAAGTAAACGGCGGCAAAGTAAGAGTGGAAGATGCGGGAAGCCTTCCCCCTACGATACCCTTTTGGTTTGGCGAGGCCCCCGGAAGAAGTGTTGAATTTTCTCAAGCGGTGTCTCGTCTAAGACAAGAGTTATCAAACAAAATTGGGGATATTAAAGAGCATATAAAAGAGGGGGATCTTTTAGACAGCTTCTCCAATGATGCCTGGAAAGAGCCGTCCATAAAATGGCTCACAGAAGATGTTGGTCTCACGCTAGAAGCCGCAGATCAATTAGTAGTTTATATGGCAACCGTAAAAGCTGCGCTAGGGATTATTCCAACTCACAAAAAACTTGTGATCGAGAGGTTTTTTGATGAAGCGGGAGCAATGCACCTGGTTATTCATTCCCCATACGGCAGCCGTCTTAACCGCGCATGGGGTCTTTCGCTTAGAAAAAGATTCTGTAGAAAATTCAATTTTGAGCTCCAAGCAGCGGCTGCAGAAGACTCTATAATTTTAAGTCTTGGGGCAACGCACAGCTTTCCATTGGAAGAGGTTTATCAATACCTTCATCCAAATAGTGTAAGGCAGGTGCTCACGCAAGCTCTGCTGGATGCGCCAATGTTTGAGGTGAGGTGGCGCTGGAATGCGAGTACCGCTTTGGCTGTGCTTAGGAGATGGACCAGCAAAAAAGTGCCCCCAGCAGTACAGCGCATACATTCAGAAGATTTAATCGCCCAAGTTTTCCCCGATCAGATAGCGTGTTTAGAAAATATAGTTGGCGAGAGAGAAGTGCCGGATCATCCGCTTGTAAGCCAGACTATATATGACTGTCTTTATGAGGCAATGGACATCGAGAATTTAGAAGATCTTTTAAAGAGAATTCATGGAGGGGAGATTGAGCTTAACACATGCGATTTAACAGAGCCCTCGCCCCTTTCACAGCAGATATTAAACGCAAGGCCTTATGCATTTTTAGATGACGTACCGCTTGAAGAAAGAAGAACCCATGCGGTTCAAAACAGAAGGTGGCTAGACCCCTCTGAGGCCGCCGAGCTGGGCCAGTTAGATCCTCAGGCAATTCAGACAGTAAGGCAAGAAGCCTGGCCCCAGGCCCAGAGCGCAGACGAGCTCCATGACGCTCTTGTTCTGTGCGGATTTTTGACCAAAAAAGAGGGGGAGCAAAACGGCTGGAATCTGCTTTATAAAGAGCTGGAATCACAAAATAGAGCTACAACCCTTACTACTAAAACAGATAAAAAGCTATGGATCGCTGTTGAAAGACTTGGTGATGTAATTTCTATTTATCAAGAGGCTAAGATAAATCCGAT
This is a stretch of genomic DNA from Thermodesulfobacteriota bacterium. It encodes these proteins:
- a CDS encoding helicase-related protein, producing QVRTGDTPASARAKMTKTPPHILVTTPESLYLILTSKNGREMLSDAHTLIVDEIHALVDSKRGSHLSLSAERLENLTRSKLTRIGLSATQKPIETIAQFLTGVTKNGKAPACKIINAGHRRKLDLSIEVPKSPLTAIMSNEVWGEVYERLEELINQHQTTLIFVNTRRLAERMTHNLTERFGTEILAAHHGSISKEMRLDAEKRLKSGELRAIVATASLELGIDIGSVDLVCQIGSSKSIATFLQRVGRSGHSVKGTPKGKIFPLSLDELVECAALLDSINKGELDSIVMPEKPLDVLAQQIVAEVSSREYGEKELFNLYKKAYPYRELDESEFDQVIDMLSKGFTVQKGRRGAYVHHDVVNERLRARKGARLAALISGGTIPDSFDYDVVLEPTNTFIGTVNEDFAIESVPGDVFLLGNHSWRILKVNGGKVRVEDAGSLPPTIPFWFGEAPGRSVEFSQAVSRLRQELSNKIGDIKEHIKEGDLLDSFSNDAWKEPSIKWLTEDVGLTLEAADQLVVYMATVKAALGIIPTHKKLVIERFFDEAGAMHLVIHSPYGSRLNRAWGLSLRKRFCRKFNFELQAAAAEDSIILSLGATHSFPLEEVYQYLHPNSVRQVLTQALLDAPMFEVRWRWNASTALAVLRRWTSKKVPPAVQRIHSEDLIAQVFPDQIACLENIVGEREVPDHPLVSQTIYDCLYEAMDIENLEDLLKRIHGGEIELNTCDLTEPSPLSQQILNARPYAFLDDVPLEERRTHAVQNRRWLDPSEAAELGQLDPQAIQTVRQEAWPQAQSADELHDALVLCGFLTKKEGEQNGWNLLYKELESQNRATTLTTKTDKKLWIAVERLGDVISIYQEAKINPIIEIPPKLKEKSLTKEDALVEMVRSRLEALGPVTAAQLAESIEVSEIEMDSALLKLEGEGFVFRGSFTPGLGEIEWCERRLLARINKYTLSKLRAEIEPVSASDFMRFLFSWHGVSGQEKPEGVEALRRVLSQLEGFEAPAAAWEGDLFSSRLKDYDHAWLDTLCLSGSAVWGRFRTNGSGNKKKPNPIKTTPITIIKRSNLNMWKGVIKKPEYNLEGLSRQAGKVMNFIADNGASFFEEIISGTKGMSAETEIALAELVAKGIITSDSYTGLRALLVRSKYRTERGRRKKRISFNMEGAGRWSLITTQEEEHEKANSEQLREIARILLNRYGIVFRKLLDRESFAPPWRDLVRALRLLELRGEVRGGRFVEGVTGEQFALPEAVASLRDIRRKKGSDDLVSLSASDPLNLMGVVTPGKRVASHYKNRVLYRDGVPAAFREGGEIRLLSDFDQTQEWSIRQRLIKRSFSPKLKPYLGKGAA